A genomic stretch from Lathyrus oleraceus cultivar Zhongwan6 chromosome 2, CAAS_Psat_ZW6_1.0, whole genome shotgun sequence includes:
- the LOC127118587 gene encoding uncharacterized protein LOC127118587: METLDANSSSSSSSLGGVNSDDNNGSVTWYGMRLPSVNPFLSPVSFLLDYSGILRSTNDSEAVIVNNGVSGSGSELRSRVDTDTAASVAGSSAGEVAIRIIGAGESIQNQVGELGYDDCGEDLIGERSGMSALDDDDGGGAGSRGGIEASEGVPLVSSSSSSSLAGSGRVDGDASVNGSENNSRDSSSYQRYDIQLVAKWIEQILPFSLLLLVVFIRQHLQGFFVTIWIAAVMFKSNEIVKKQTALKGDRKVSLLAGISVAFILHVIGIYWWYRNDDILYPLVMLPPNPTPFWHAIFTILVNDILMRQVAMAFKCILLIYYKKGKGHNFRRQAQLLTLVEYTLLLYRALLPTPVWYRFFLNREYGSLFSSLTTGLYLTFKLTSVVEKVQSFISALKALSRKEVHYGVYATAEQVTAAGDLCAICQEKMHSPILLRCKHIFCEDCVSEWFERERTCPLCRALVKAADLRTFGDGSTSLFFQLF, encoded by the exons ATGGAAACTTTGGATGCtaattcatcatcatcatcgtcatctCTTGGAGGGGTTAATAGTGATGATAACAATGGTAGTGTAACTTGGTATGGGATGAGGTTACCTTCTGTTAACCCCTTTCTGTCACCGGTTTCATTTCTATTGGATTATTCTGGGATTCTACGTTCTACTAATGATTCCGAGGCTGTGATTGTTAACAACGGAGTTTCTGGTTCTGGTTCGGAATTAAGGTCTCGTGTTGATACTGATACTGCCGCTTCTGTTGCTGGGAGTAGTGCAGGGGAAGTTGCAATAAGGATTATTGGAGCTGGAGAGAGTATTCAAAATCAAGTTGGGGAGTTGGGTTATGATGATTGTGGGGAGGATCTGATTGGTGAGAGAAGTGGAATGTCTGCATTGGATGATGATGATGGTGGTGGTGCTGGGAGTCGTGGGGGGATTGAGGCTAGTGAGGGGGTTCCTCTTGTGTCTTCTTCGTCTTCATCGTCGTTGGCTGGAAGCGGACGGGTTGATGGTGATGCTTCTGTGAATGGATCGGAAAATAACAGCAGGGATTCATCTTCTTACCAGAGATATGATATTCAGCTTGTTGCCAAGTGGATTGAGCAGATTCTTCCTTTCTCCCTCTTGTTATTAGTTGTTTTCATCCGACAGCATTTGCAAG GTTTCTTTGTCACGATTTGGATAGCAGCTGTGATGTTCAAGTCAAATGAAATTGTTAAGAAGCAGACAGCTTTGAAG GGAGACAGGAAAGTTTCTTTGCTTGCTGGTATCTCTGTTGCTTTCATTCTTCACGTGATAGGCATTTACTGGTGGTATCGAAATGATGATATTTTATATCCATTGGTCATGTTACCTCCAAACCCAACACCTTTCTGGCATGCAATATTCACCATCTTGGTCAATG ATATATTGATGCGGCAAGTTGCAATGGCTTTTAAGTGTATTCTGCTTATATATTACAAAAAGGGGAAAGGTCATAACTTCCGTCGGCAG GCTCAACTGTTGACTCTTGTTGAGTACACGCTACTGTTGTATCGTGCCTTGTTGCCTACTCCAGTTTGGTACCGTTTTTTCTTGAATAGGGAATATGGAAGTCTCTTTTCATCCCTGACCACTGGGTTGTATTTAACTTTCAAGCTAACATCTGTTGTTGAGAAG GTCCAAAGCTTCATTTCTGCCTTGAAAGCGTTATCAAGAAAGGAAGTTCATTATGGGGTATATGCCACAGCAGAACAG GTTACTGCTGCTGGTGACCTATGTGCTATATGCCAGGAGAAGATGCATTCACCTATCTTGTTGCGTTGCAAACACATTTTCTGCGAAGATTGTGTATCTGAGTG GTTTGAGAGAGAAAGGACTTGCCCTCTCTGCAGAGCATTGGTTAAAGCAGCTGATCTTCGGACCTTTGGAGATGGATCAACAAGTTTGTTTTTCCAGCTGTTTTAA